Proteins encoded in a region of the Takifugu flavidus isolate HTHZ2018 chromosome 8, ASM371156v2, whole genome shotgun sequence genome:
- the dock3 gene encoding dedicator of cytokinesis protein 3 isoform X3 — MWIPTEEEKIGVVICNFRSPICQALVLEIGETVQILEKSEGWYRGFSTKKPSIKGIFPISYVHLKKSTVTNRGLCETVVPLEDPIITETTSTLQEWGVLWKQLYVKHKVDLFHKLRHVMNELIDLRRQLIQGHLAQDQTREIKRHITVRLDWGNEHLGLDLVPRKEFEMVDPDQISISELYKLHVSSRHCGQQSTNQGDSARQRHGDSCRVPVSHHLFINLKSFTYNSISEDADVFFFLYDTREAKQISEKFMVRLNKNGGPKNPEKADRLCALFTDLSSKDLKKDLYIVAHVIRTGRMLLNDSKKGPPHVQYRRPYGCAVLAMSDVFHTITDLKEEKDFVLKVYTCNNENEWYQIQENIIRKSNTKYSAPSTNYGLIISLQLLRGELEQIRRENQAVFNRALALTRKLGFPDVILPGDTRNDLYLSVERGEFERGGKSVQKNIEVTLYVLYADGDTLKDCISLGSGEPNASEYRSFVLYHNNSPRWSEMVKLPIPIDRFRGSHLRFEFRHCSTKDKGEKKLFGFAFTPLMREDGTTLSDEVHELYVYKCDENATFSNQGLYLSLPCCKEDFNSCPNLPANLPFQRSPKETFWVSTILCSTKLTQNVDLLALLNWKAHPDRVLDILGRLRQINGEEIVKFLRDVLDTLFCLLDDNTDKYGPLVFQSLVFIINLLRDSRFYHFRPVMDSYIQNHFAGALAYKELIRCLKWYMDRSAEVVRQDHIQEAMRALEYLFKFIVQSRILYSRATCGMEEDQFRASIQDLFQSIRFVLSLDSRSSENLVFTQAALLNSFPDIFDELLQMFTVQEVAEYVRGTLGSMPSTVDIGQSMDVVKLQSIARTVESRLFFFPESRSILLPVVLHHIHLHLRQQRELLICSGILSSIFSIIKTSSMESSVQEEVEMMVESLLDVLLQTLLSIMSKSHSVETSRGQRCPQCTAEITGEYVSCLLSLLQQMTELHFHHLLNNFHSKEELKEFLLKIFCVFRNLMKLTIFPRDWSVMRLLTSHIIVVTTQFLSPALHKNFSEADFDFKVWNSFFSLTVLYINQPSLQLEALPPAKKKKTQDKYGDMRVMMAYELFSMWQKLGDNKPHFIPGMMGPFLGVTLVPQTEVRNIMIPIFHDMMDWEQRKNGNFKQVEAELMDKLDSMVSDGKGDDNHRELFSLLTQLFGPYPSLLEKIEQETWRETGISFVTSVTRLVERLLDYRDCMKGDEAETKKIGGSVNLMNFYKSEVNKEDMYIRYIHKLCDLHLQAEDFTEAAFTLLLYWELLQWEDRPLRDFLHYPCQSEWQRKENLSRKILHYFNKGKCWEYGISLCRELAFQYETLYDYQSLSWIRKMEAAYYDNIIEQQRIEPEFFRMGFYGRKFPFFLRNKEFVCRGYDYERLEDFQQRMLGEFPQAIAMQHPNQPDDTILQSDAQYLQIYAVTPVSDISDMPQLERVPERIKSFYRINNVSRFHYDRPFHKGPKDRDNEFRSLWIERTTLILSRPLPGISRWAEVERREVVEVSPIENAIYVVENKTQELRTLISQYQHRQHQGNINPLSMCLNGVIDAAVNGGIARYQEAFFDKDYISSHAEDTERITHLKDLMQEQVHILGVGLAVHEKLVHQEMRPLHKKLVDQFHMMRTGLHHQGVPGGDRFGPAGCQGINSPRGILSSHNHMSPESVRLIHRHSPLNLQGSIRHSSSSLSSHTSSEAGNLVIMTDGLMGEHPEEALHMQPSPSSSSLSSIRSNSSQIINSAPSSARGSPSLPDKAKHNREVMMLLPSHRERTSNSMYYNMGENGQNNHMQRALFQQVSPCKPCADPHMNLPEKVFPNVPSTWSLDGENREQVSYMPPSTGGVMMPPVPPRSFPPGHFLMHCDAYHPQNNDPPPALPVRSLRKSPLHPIPGSPTSPQSALGGSNSTLSGSASSGVSSLSESNFGGQYPEPGPIRNDALEPLPSHMWSPPDEYLSSPYLHIHYGGPELDGVDQVRPFHYRSPASHPHPHPHQHQHPHAHTHPHPGMDGHSHGPLPHHHAPAHGPHHVAYRRPQPPAMPTKAYLREGCIPEEELPPIPLPRRIFHSPHGHREDQGKHPWEQCISEEHEEAQ, encoded by the exons actgtggtcagcaaaGCACAAACCAG GGTGACAGCGCGAGACAGCGTCACGGTGACAGTTGCCGTGTCCCCGTGTCGCATCACCTCTTCATCAACCTGAAGAGCTTCACCTACAACAGCATCAGCGAGGACGCCGATGTCTTCTTCTTTCTATACGACACCCGCGAGGCCAAGCAGATCAG TGAGAAGTTCATGGTGAGGCTGAACAAAAATGGTGGCCCGAAGAATCCGGAGAAAGCCGACCGTCTCTGCGCCCTCTTCACG GACCTGAGCAGTAAAGACTTAAAGAAAGACCTCTACATTGTTGCACACGTCATAAGGACTG GCCGCATGCTGCTGAACGACTCCAAGAAAGGCCCGCCGCACGTGCAGTACAGGCGGCCTTACGGCTGCGCTGTCCTGGCCATGAGCGACGTTTTCCACACCATCACGGACCTCAAAGAAGAGAAGGACTTTGTGCTCAAGGTTTACAC ATGTAACAATGAGAACGAGTGGTACCAGATACAGGAGAACATCATCCGCAAGTCCAACACCAAGTACTCGGCTCCCAGCACCAACTACG GACTCATCATTTCCCTGCAGCTTCTGCGAGGTGAGCTGGAGCAGATCAGGCGGGAGAACCAGGCGGTGTTCAACCGGGCCCTGGCGCTCACACGGAAACTGGGTTTCCCAGATGTCATCCTgccag GTGACACGCGCAATGATCTGTACCTGAGTGTGGAGCGTGGGGAGTTTGAGAGAGGGGGCAAGAGCGTCCAGAAGAACATCGAAGTCACGCTCTACGTCCTCTACGCCGACGGGGACACACTCAAG GACTGCATCAGCTTGGGCAGCGGCGAGCCCAACGCCAGCGAGTATCGCTCTTTTGTGCTCTACCACAACAACAGCCCCCGCTGGAGCGAGATGGTCAAGCTGCCAATTCCCATAGACCGTTTCAGGGGTTCCCACCTGCGCTTCGAGTTCCGACATTGCTCCA CTAAGGACAAAGGGGAGAAGAAGCTGTTTGGTTTTGCCTTCACTCCTCTGATGAGAGAAGATGGAACCACGCTGTCAGATGAAGTCCATGAGCTGTACGTCTACAAG TGTGACGAGAACGCCACCTTCAGTAACCAGGGCCTGTACCTGAGTCTGCCCTGCTGTAAGGAAGACTTCAACAGCTGCCCCAACCTGCCGGCCAACCTGCCCTTCCAGAGGAGCCCCAAAGAAACCTTCTGGGTCTCCACCATCCTTTGCTCCACCAAACTGACACAAAATG TGGACCTTCTAGCTCTTCTTAACTGGAAGGCACATCCAGATAGAGTTTTGGATATCCTGGGTCGGCTGCGTCAGATAAACGGGGAGGAAATCGTCAAG TTCCTGCGAGATGTCCTGGACACGCTTTTCTGCCTTTTAGACGACAACACTGATAAATATGGACCGCTGGTTTTCCAGTCACTG GTGTTCATCATTAACCTGCTCAGGGACAGCCGGTTCTACCACTTCAGACCTGTCATGGACTCCTACATCCAGAACCACTTTGCCGGGGCTTTGGCTTACAA AGAGCTGATCCGCTGTCTGAAGTGGTACATGGACCGCTCGGCTGAGGTCGTCAGACAGGACCACATCCAGGAAGCCATGAGG GCCCTCGAGTACCTCTTCAAGTTCATCGTCCAGTCCCGGATCCTGTATTCCAGAGCCACCTGCgggatggaggaggaccagTTCCGAGCCAGCATCCAGGACCTCTTTCAGTCCATCCGCTTCGTCCTGAGCCTGGACAGCCGCAGCTCTGAGAACCTGGTGTTCACCCAG GCAGCGCTGTTGAACAGTTTCCCTGACATCTTTGATgagctgctccagatgttcacaGTTCAGGAGGTGGCTGAATATGTCAGGGGCACCTTGGGGAGTATGCCCAGCACAGTGGACATCGGCCAGTCCATGGACGTAGTTAAACTGCAGTCCATCGCTCGCACGGTTGAGAGccgcctgtttttctttcccg AGTCTCGGAGTATCCTGCTGCCTGTGGTCTTGCACCACATTCACCTGCACCTgcgccagcagagggagctgctCATCTGCTCTGGAATCCTCAGCAGCATCTTTTCCATCATCAAAACCAGCTCCATG GAGTCTTCGGTGCAGGAAGAggtggagatgatggtggaAAGCCTCCtggatgtgctgctgcagacgctGCTGTCCATCATGAGCAAATCTCACTCGGTGGAGACCTCCAGAGGTCAACGCTGCCCCCAGTGCACCGCTGAGATAACG GGGGAGTAtgtttcctgcctcctctctctgctccagcagatGACGGAGCTCCACTTTCACCACCTACTCAACAACTTCCACAgcaaagaggagctgaag gaGTTCCTGTTGAAGATCTTCTGCGTGTTCCGTAACCTGATGAAACTGACCATCTTTCCCAGAGACTGGAGTGTGATGAGGCTCCTCACCAGTCA CATCATCGTGGTAACAACACAGTTCCTGTCGCCGGCGCTGCACAAGAACTTCTCGGAGGCCGATTTTGACTTCAAG GTGTGGAACTCCTTTTTCAGCCTCACTGTTCTATACATCAACCAGCCCAGCCTGCAGCTGGAGGCGCTTCCCCcggcgaagaagaagaagacacaggacaa GTATGGAGATATGAGAGTCATGATGGCTTATGAGCTCTTCAGCATGTGGCAGAAATTAG GTGACAACAAGCCTCACTTCATCCCCGGAATGATGGGTCCCTTCCTGGGTGTCACCCTGGTGCCTCAGACTGAGGTCCGAAACATCATGATCCCAATTTTCCATGACATGATGGACTGGGAGCAGAGGAAAAACGGCAACTTCAAACAG GTGGAGGCAGAGCTGATGGATAAGCTGGACAGCATGGTGTCAGATGGGAAAGGCGATGATAATCACAGGGAGCTCTTCAGCCTTCT GACGCAGCTTTTCGGTCCTTACCCGAG TCTGCTGGAGAAGATAGAGCAGGAGACCTGGAGGGAGACGGGGATCTCATTCGTCACCTCAGTCACGAGACTCGTGGAGCGATTGCTGGATTACAG gGACTGCATGAAGGGAGACGAGGCGGAGACCAAGAAAATCGGCGGCTCCGTCAACCTGATG AACTTTTACAAATCAGAGGTGAACAAAGAGGACATGTACATCCGTTACATCCACAAGCTGTGTGACCTGCACCTGCAAGCTGAGGACTTCACAG AGGCGGCGTTCACCCTGCTGCTGTACTGGGAGCTGCTGCAATGGGAGGACCGGCCCCTGAGGGACTTCCTCCACTACCCGTGTCAGAGCGAGTGGCAGCGGAAGGAGAACCTCAGCCGTAAAATCCTGCACTACTTCAACAAGGGGAAG TGTTGGGAATATGGAATCTCCCTCTGCCGCGAGCTGGCTTTCCAGTACGAGACTTTATACGATTATCAGAGCCTCAGCTGGATACGG AAAATGGAGGCGGCGTACTACGACAACATCATCGAACAGCAGAGGATCGAACCGGAGTTCTTCCGGATGGGTTTCTATGGCCGGAAGTTTCCTTTCTTCCTCAGG AACAAGGAGTTTGTCTGTCGTGGTTATGACTACGAGCGGCTTGAGGACTTCCAGCAAAGGATGCTGGGGGAATTTCCGCAGGCCATCGCCATGCAGCATCCTAACCAGCCCGACGACACCATCCTGCAGAGCGACGCCCAGT ACTTGCAGATCTACGCGGTGACTCCCGTGTCGGACATCTCTGATATGCCCCAGCTGGAGCGCGTGCCGGAGAGGATTAAGAGCTTCTACCGCATCAACAACGTCAGCCGTTTCCACTACGACAGGCCTTTCCACAAGGGGCCCAAAGACCGAGACAACGAGTTCAGG AGCCTGTGGATTGAGAGGACGACCCTCATCCTCTCCCGTCCTCTTCCCGGGATCTCCCGCTGGgcggaggtggagaggagagaagtg gtggaggtgagtcCCATCGAGAACGCCATCTACGTGGTGGAGAACAAGACCCAGGAGCTGCGGACTCTGATCAGCCAGTACCAACACAGACAGCATCAGGGCAACATTAACCCGCTCAGCATGTGCTTGAACGGGGTCATAGACGCCGCAGTGAACGGAGGCATCGCCCGGTATCAGGAG GCCTTCTTTGATAAAGACTACATCAGCAGCCATGCAGAAGACACAGAGAGGATCACACATCTGAAGGATCTGATGCAGGAACAG GTCCACATTCTGGGAGTGGGCCTGGCTGTCCACGAGAAGCTGGTGCACCAGGAGATGCGTCCCTTGCACAAAAAGCTCGTGGACCAGTTTCACATGATGAGGACGGGTTTACACCAT CAGGGGGTGCCTGGGGGGGATCGATTTGGTCCTGCGGGATGTCAAGGAATTAACTCTCCCAGAGGAATCCTGTCCTCCCACAACCACATGAGCCCTGAGAGCGTGCGCCTCATACACAGGCACAG TCCTCTGAACCTTCAGGGTTCCATCCGTCactcgtcctcctccctgtcctctcacACGTCGAGCGAGGCGGGAAACCTGGTCATCATGACCGATGGCCTGATGGGGGAGCATCCTGAAGAAGCGTTACACATGCAG CCGAGCCCTTCCTCGTCGAGCCTGAGCTCCATCCGCTCCAACTCTTCTCAGATTATTAACTCGGCTCCCTCAAGTGCCAGAG GCTCTCCCTCCTTGCCAGATAAGGCCAAACACAACCGGGAAGTGATGATGCTGTTGCCGTCTCATCGCGAGAGGACCAGCAACTCCATGTACTACAACATGGGGGAGAACGGACAG AACAACCACATGCAGCGTGCCTTATTCCAGCAAGTCAGCCCCTGTAAGCCCTGTGCCGATCCTCACATGAACCTACCAGAGAAGG TGTTTCCAAACGTTCCCAGCACCTGGAGCCTGGACGGTGAGAACAGGGAGCAGGTGTCCTATATGCCACCATCCACCGGAGGGGTGATGATGCCTCCCGTCCCTCCCAGATCCTTCCCACCAG GACATTTTCTGATGCACTGTGATGCGTATCACCCCCAGAACAACgaccctcctcctgctctgccagTCCGTTCACTCCGGAAG tcTCCTCTCCACCCGATCCCCGGCTCCCCCACCAGTCCCCAGTCGGCATTGGGTGGCAGCAACTCCACCCTGTCAGGCAGTGCCAGCAGCGGGGTGTCCTCTCTGAGTGAGAGTAACTTCGGGGGCCAGTATCCAGAACCGGGGCCCATTAGGAACGACGCCTTGGAGCCACTTCCCAGTCACATGTGGTCCCCCCCTGACGAGTACCTGTCTTCTCCGTATCTGCACATCCACTATGGCGGGCCAGAGCTCGACGGCGTGGACCAGGTCCGCCCTTTCCACTACCGCAGCCCTGCCtcgcacccccacccccacccgcaccaacaccaacaccccCACGctcacacccacccccacccagggATGGACGGCCACTCCCACGGGCCGCTCCCTCACCACCACGCTCCGGCCCACGGCCCCCACCACGTGGCCTACCGTAGGCCTCAGCCTCCGGCGATGCCCACGAAGGCCTACCTGAGGGAGGGCTGCATCCCCGAGGAGGAGCTGCCGCCGATACCACTGCCCCGCCGCATCTTCCACTCCCCCCACGGCCACAGGGAGGACCAGGGGAAACACCCCTGGGAGCAGTGCATCAGCGAGGAGCACGAGGAGGCGCAGTGA